The following are encoded together in the Desulfococcus multivorans genome:
- the mpl gene encoding UDP-N-acetylmuramate:L-alanyl-gamma-D-glutamyl-meso-diaminopimelate ligase — protein sequence MDVNRNRIPAHIETIHLIAVCGTGMGALAGMLKDLGYRVTGSDQGIYPPMSDFLAGKGIPAAPGFSGDHLAHRPDLVVVGNAVTRENPEALALMEMGLSYCSMPQAVNHFVVRDRQVLMVVGTHGKTTTASILAWMLHCAGLDPSFFIGGIVRDFQSNYRLGGGPFIVIEGDEYDTAFFDKGPKFLHYDPAVAVLTGVEFDHADIYKDLSAVKQAFGRLIHRMNPTSTLIPYDGDPNAAELASACGCRVLPYGHRPDSPWRLGGIESAPPWTRFEVLRDGRRFGAFNTRLMGRHNLENILACMAAGDAVGIPKAAMAAALESFQGPRRRQEVRGVKRGVTVIDDFAHHPTAVRETLRAVRSFYPEGRLVAVFEPRTNTSMRRVFQAVYPQVFEDADQVLIRKPSRLDKVPPEERLSSEALVADLKQRGMDARHFDDTDAVIRFLVETAESGDTILIMSNGGFDNIHERLLAAL from the coding sequence ATGGATGTGAACCGCAACCGGATTCCCGCCCATATAGAGACGATCCACCTCATCGCCGTTTGCGGCACGGGCATGGGCGCGCTTGCCGGCATGCTCAAGGACCTGGGCTACCGGGTCACCGGATCGGATCAGGGAATCTACCCGCCCATGAGCGATTTTCTCGCCGGAAAGGGCATTCCGGCGGCCCCGGGGTTTTCAGGGGACCACCTGGCCCACCGCCCGGATCTCGTCGTGGTGGGCAATGCCGTCACCCGGGAAAACCCCGAGGCCCTGGCCCTGATGGAGATGGGGCTTTCGTACTGCTCCATGCCCCAGGCCGTCAACCATTTCGTCGTTCGAGACCGACAGGTCCTTATGGTCGTGGGAACCCACGGCAAGACCACCACGGCGTCGATCCTGGCCTGGATGCTCCATTGCGCGGGTCTGGACCCCTCCTTTTTCATCGGCGGGATTGTGCGGGATTTTCAGAGCAACTATCGTCTGGGCGGGGGCCCCTTCATCGTCATCGAGGGGGATGAATACGACACGGCCTTTTTCGACAAGGGCCCCAAATTTCTTCACTACGATCCCGCCGTCGCCGTTCTTACCGGCGTCGAGTTCGACCATGCGGACATCTACAAGGATCTTTCCGCCGTCAAGCAGGCCTTCGGTCGCCTGATTCACCGGATGAACCCCACCAGCACCCTGATCCCTTATGACGGCGACCCCAATGCCGCGGAGTTGGCCAGCGCATGCGGGTGCCGGGTCCTGCCGTACGGCCATCGGCCCGACTCCCCCTGGCGGCTTGGAGGCATCGAATCGGCCCCGCCGTGGACCCGCTTCGAGGTCCTCCGGGACGGCCGGCGCTTCGGCGCCTTCAACACCCGACTCATGGGCCGGCACAACCTCGAAAACATTCTCGCCTGCATGGCTGCCGGAGACGCCGTCGGCATCCCGAAGGCGGCCATGGCCGCGGCTCTCGAAAGCTTTCAGGGCCCGCGGCGACGCCAGGAGGTCCGGGGGGTGAAGCGGGGAGTCACCGTCATCGACGACTTCGCCCACCATCCCACGGCGGTACGGGAGACCCTCCGGGCCGTCCGCAGCTTCTATCCCGAAGGGCGACTCGTGGCCGTGTTCGAACCCCGGACCAACACGAGCATGCGCCGGGTGTTTCAGGCGGTCTACCCCCAGGTGTTCGAGGACGCCGATCAGGTCCTGATCCGGAAGCCCTCCCGCCTCGACAAGGTTCCGCCGGAGGAGCGCCTCTCCTCGGAAGCCCTGGTGGCGGATCTGAAACAGCGCGGCATGGACGCCCGCCATTTCGACGACACCGACGCCGTCATCCGGTTTCTGGTGGAAACCGCCGAATCCGGGGACACGATCCTGATCATGTCCAACGGCGGCTTCGACAACATTCATGAACGGCTGCTGGCGGCCCTGTAA
- a CDS encoding HypC/HybG/HupF family hydrogenase formation chaperone, producing MCLAIPARVIGIDGDTAVVDVDGIRRECSLVLAEDAAVGAYVIVHAGFALHVIDEIVAMESLRLLREAGAAMDGEAFDASEPSS from the coding sequence ATGTGCCTTGCCATCCCCGCGAGGGTTATCGGGATCGACGGCGACACCGCCGTCGTCGACGTGGACGGAATTCGGCGGGAGTGCAGCCTGGTGTTGGCGGAAGACGCCGCGGTCGGCGCCTACGTGATCGTCCACGCCGGGTTCGCCCTCCACGTCATCGATGAGATCGTCGCCATGGAATCCCTCCGGCTGCTCCGGGAGGCGGGGGCCGCAATGGACGGGGAAGCTTTCGACGCTTCCGAACCGTCGAGTTGA
- a CDS encoding NfeD family protein produces the protein MEMLKDPVTLWFLIGLFCVIVEFFAPGVIIVFFGVGAWVVALLCLGADVGAPLQIAVFVVVSIGSLVLLRRRFTPRPDSGPDLTDDFIGRTAVVLEPLRRGRPGRVVFKGAAWKAETASEELLEKGRYVSIVGRDSILLFVEPLHEEEYRKI, from the coding sequence ATGGAGATGCTGAAAGACCCCGTGACCCTCTGGTTCCTCATCGGACTCTTCTGCGTCATCGTCGAATTTTTCGCGCCGGGGGTGATCATCGTCTTCTTCGGCGTCGGCGCCTGGGTGGTCGCCCTCCTCTGCCTCGGGGCGGATGTAGGCGCGCCGCTTCAGATCGCCGTCTTTGTCGTTGTCTCCATCGGCTCTCTCGTGCTGCTCCGCCGGAGATTCACCCCCCGCCCGGACAGCGGCCCGGACCTGACGGACGATTTCATCGGCCGGACCGCCGTCGTACTGGAGCCCCTTCGCCGGGGCCGGCCCGGCCGGGTGGTCTTCAAGGGCGCCGCATGGAAGGCTGAAACCGCGTCCGAGGAGCTGCTGGAAAAAGGCCGCTACGTCTCGATCGTCGGTCGGGACAGCATCCTGCTGTTTGTCGAACCCCTTCACGAGGAGGAGTACCGAAAGATATGA
- a CDS encoding SPFH domain-containing protein, with protein MSLYTLITAGIAVFVIVVFFKTIRIVPQRTAYIVERLGKYSRTLEAGFHILVPFIDRIAYRRSLKEEAVDVPQQVCITKDNVSIGVDGILYLQVVDAQKSCYGIEDYKYAVMQMAQTTMRSVFGTFDLDGTFEAREVINMRVVESVDEASDAWGVKVTRYEIKDIEPPQSIIEAMEKQMKAERDKRAEIAESEGKRQAEINRAEGRRQAMIAESEGEKQKRINEAEGRAQEIERVAEATARGIGKIAQAIQQAGGLQAVNLRIAEQYIQEFGNLARTNNTMIIPATLSDVGGFIAAAKGILDVFDTPAAEPGAATATPPASPVTRWDLPKP; from the coding sequence ATGAGCCTCTACACCCTGATCACCGCCGGCATCGCGGTTTTCGTCATCGTCGTCTTCTTCAAGACCATCCGCATCGTCCCCCAGAGAACGGCCTATATCGTCGAAAGACTGGGCAAATACAGCCGGACCCTCGAGGCCGGATTCCACATCCTGGTGCCGTTTATCGACCGCATCGCCTACCGCCGTTCCCTCAAGGAGGAGGCGGTGGACGTGCCCCAACAGGTCTGCATCACCAAGGACAACGTCTCCATCGGGGTGGACGGCATCCTCTACCTCCAGGTGGTGGACGCCCAGAAATCCTGTTACGGCATCGAGGATTACAAGTACGCCGTCATGCAGATGGCCCAGACCACCATGCGGAGCGTCTTCGGCACCTTCGATCTCGACGGCACCTTCGAGGCCAGGGAGGTCATCAACATGCGGGTGGTGGAATCGGTGGACGAGGCCAGCGACGCCTGGGGCGTCAAGGTGACACGCTATGAAATCAAGGATATCGAGCCGCCCCAGAGCATCATCGAGGCGATGGAGAAGCAGATGAAGGCCGAGCGGGACAAGCGGGCCGAGATCGCCGAATCCGAAGGAAAACGACAGGCGGAAATCAACCGCGCCGAGGGGCGCCGCCAGGCCATGATCGCGGAGTCCGAGGGGGAAAAGCAGAAGCGGATCAACGAGGCCGAGGGTCGGGCACAGGAGATCGAGCGGGTGGCCGAAGCCACGGCCCGGGGCATCGGGAAGATCGCCCAGGCCATCCAGCAGGCAGGGGGGCTTCAGGCGGTCAACCTCCGCATCGCCGAACAGTACATCCAGGAATTCGGAAATCTGGCCCGAACCAACAACACCATGATCATCCCCGCCACCCTTTCGGATGTCGGCGGCTTCATTGCCGCGGCCAAGGGAATCCTGGACGTCTTCGACACACCGGCTGCGGAGCCCGGGGCCGCAACAGCGACCCCGCCGGCGTCGCCGGTGACCCGCTGGGATCTTCCCAAACCCTGA